The nucleotide window tggtGAGCTAtgactctttttccttctttacagAGTGCAGTTATCCTTGAAGTTAATCACCATCTTGTTTCATAGCCtgattttctgtgtgtttattgCCAATTCCACTCCAGGCTTTCTGCCAGTTGCTGAAGGCCCTCCTGAGACATTTAGGTGTGTCtgggcagtggcaacccactccagtactcttgtctggaaagtcccatggacagaggagcctggtaagctgcagtccctggggtcgtgaagagtgggacacatctgagtgacttcactttcacttttcactttcttgcattggagaaggaaatggcaacccactccagtgttcttgcctggagaatcccagggacagcggagcctggtgggctgctgtctatggggtcgcacagagtcggacacgactgaagcgacttagcagcaacagggGCTCTCTTGGATTCATCTTCATGGAGTAGCCCATCTCCCCAGCTCTTCTTCACCTTCAGTATCAGTACTCGCCGCCTGTGTCTGGAGCTCAGCTGTTGCCTGACCTCTCTCTTGGCCTCTTTGGGGAAACTCCCCTGGCTGCTCTTCTGTGTTGGGTCACTTGTTTCCTGGGTCCGGCGGCCTCTTCTTTCTTGGGTTAGTCTTCATTTTAAGAGGGGCCACGTTCTCTAGAGGTTTCCGAGAAGGGAGTTCTCGTGGGTCTTTTTGAATTCTTgtgtgtctggaaacgtccttgTTCTAACTTCTCACCTGACAAAGAGTTTCACTGTTTACAGAATTCTAGATCATATCATCACCCACCACCTCTTGAGTTTTGAAGGGTCTTTTAGCTTCCAGTGTCTCTGTAAGAACCCAAACTTGTGCCTCCCTTTGTGAAGGCGGCTTGCTTCCCCTCCCGGAAGCTGGCAGAAACTTCTCTTGGCCACAGTGTCCTGAAATGTGGCGGTGTCCTGAAATGTCATGGTGAGGGGAGTGGTGAGATCTAAACAAACAGGTGAGAGCAGCAGGCTCACCAGGGCtcctttctccagagaagacatttccagtccctccccaccccacccctatcCCCAGGGCAAAGACTCAGCTCGCTGCTTCAGGCAGGGGTGTGGGGAAATTGGCCTTGGCATTCACTATTTGCAGATTCACTTAATCCGGATGTTTGTGATGAGATCTTGGAACCTCCGGTCCAAAGGGTCATTCTCTGCCCTTTACCAGGGTGTACATCTCCCATCTTCCCTGCGATGGGAGAGGGCAAGTGTCCATCAGTGAGGAGCGGAGGGGACCTCAGGACCCACCTCCTTCTTTGGCTGCTTCAGGTTATCCTCCTCATTTCTGCCACTCCTTtaccctgagttccaaagggtcaGATACTTCTGGTTCCTTGAGAGTTCTCTCTCCACTGATTGgttctcagttttcttctctgtggGTTTGAGGTTTCACTTTTGGGGAACTGTGAAGTTAGTTCCACTCTTCCACTTGCTTTCTAGCTTCTCAAACATTATTGCGGTCCGTTCCCCtggcgtgcgtgcgtgcgtgtgtctgtgtgtgtgtgtgcgcacacacatacatgactgTCTTTACTGCAACTCTGGTGGGGTTTGGGAGGGATGAGACTAGATGTTCAATCTGCCATCTTTCCCAGGTAGTCTGGTTTCAACAACATGAGCAAAGTCTAGAAGCCGCAGGGCATGGAGTTCACGCCGCTAACCACACAGGGGTTTTTCCACCCCAGAGACAGTGGGATCCTTTTGAGGTCAGGGAAGCAGTTTGAAGAGAATCTGAGAAGGAAGGAAGTGCATAGCTGTTGTAGGTCCTTGAGAAAATCCTGGCAGGGTACGAGTAGCAGTGGCAGAGACCCCAGGCAGATTGGGGAGACTCTGTTGGTGGAGCCCACGCTAGAAAACCTAGCAGAGCCAGCCCCACCGCAGGCTGAGGCCAGCGGGGCAGAGGCCGGCCTGGAGTTGGACAAGTGAGATGTAAGCTCCCCCGGAAGGTCGGTAACCCTCAGAGAGAGGGGAAAGGGAACTCCAGAATCACAGTCATGAAGCTGTCAGGGATGGAGGGTCTTTAAGAATTACTTTCGGGGGCGGGGTCACGTGGGGAGGTGAGAGGTGGCTGACGGGAGCTGGCTGGGCTGAGGGCCGCCGGGCCGGCGCCCGCCGCGAGCCATGGGGCTGCCGGCCGCGTAGGGGCCATGCCGCCGGGGCCCCACGCCTGCCCCGCTCCGCGCCGGGATGGTGAACCTGGCGGCTATGGTATGGCGCCGGCTTTTGCGGAAGAGGTGGGTGCTCGCCCTGGTCTTCGGGCTCTCGCTGGTCTACTTCCTCACCAGCACCTTCaagcaggaggagagggcagtGAGAGATCGGAATCTCCTCCAGGTCCAAGACCACGATCAACCCATCCCGTGGAAAGTACAGTTTAATTTGGGCAATAGTAGTCGGCCTAGCAACCAGTGCCGGAACTCCATTCAGGGGAAACACCTCATCACAGACGAACTGGGTTACGTCTGTGAGAGGAGAGACCTGCTGGTGAATGGCTGCTGCAACGTCAACGCCCCTGGCACGAAGCAGCACTGCTGTGACGGCTGCCTGCCCAACGGCTGCTGTAGCGCCTACGAGTACTGTGTCTCCTGCTGCCTCCAGCCCAGCAAGCAACTCCTCCTGGAGCGCTTCCTCAACCGGGCAGCTGTGGCATTCCAGAACCTCTTCATGGCAGTCGAAGATCACTTTGAATTGTATTTGGCTAAATGCAGGACCTCATCCCAGGTTATAGATGCCAGTTGCAGAGCCCCGGAAGGCGCACACAGGCCCAGCCTAGGTACGTTGTGATCGCAGCGACCGTCTTCCAATCATTTCTGGTATTAAAGGCCTCTTATTTaatctcaacaacaacaaaaaaaagaattactttcTTCAGTGTCCCCATTTTAAGCAAGGGGATTCTGGGGTGTGGAGAGGGAAAGGGACTTATCCCAGGCCATGTGGTCAGGGCAAGACAGTGTTCCTTCTGAAGCAACGTCTTTaaacacagttttgttttgttttttaaattttctaatatatggaccattttaaaagtctttattgaatgtgttataCAACATTGCTTGTTtcatgttttttggtttttttggctgcgaggcacataggatcttagctccctgaccagggatggaacccatgcctcctgcattggaaggcagagtcttaaccactggaccaccagggaagtcctcaagacAGCTGATGGAGTCTTAACTGTTTATTCACTCAGAAGTCCTGTCCTTGAGGAACTGTTCCCCTCCTGTTCTGATATGCTCAGCTGGAGCTTCCTTGAAGCCTTTTGAATGAAGCTTATCTTTGCCACCAACTGTCTTGAGCTTATCTCGGGGTGGTCATGTGACCGAACGATGGGCTACTTGAAGTGGACGTTAAGGTTGAAGCAGGAGTTCACCACTCGGAGGAGAAAG belongs to Cervus elaphus chromosome 11, mCerEla1.1, whole genome shotgun sequence and includes:
- the LOC122703093 gene encoding SREBP regulating gene protein-like, whose amino-acid sequence is MPPGPHACPAPRRDGEPGGYGMAPAFAEEEERAVRDRNLLQVQDHDQPIPWKVQFNLGNSSRPSNQCRNSIQGKHLITDELGYVCERRDLLVNGCCNVNAPGTKQHCCDGCLPNGCCSAYEYCVSCCLQPSKQLLLERFLNRAAVAFQNLFMAVEDHFELYLAKCRTSSQVIDASCRAPEGAHRPSLGTL